A genome region from Musa acuminata AAA Group cultivar baxijiao chromosome BXJ3-5, Cavendish_Baxijiao_AAA, whole genome shotgun sequence includes the following:
- the LOC103983740 gene encoding trihelix transcription factor ASR3-like codes for MEKNVFVVVGRGDKSREYRKGNWTLDETMVLIQAKKMDCERREQRVKELPRGSSGRPQEMRWKWVEDRCWGRGCYRSQNQCNDRWDNLMRDYNKVRAYETSSSVGGNPDLSYWNLEKNDRKERNLPSNVLPEVYEALTEVVQRKRSGAASAPPGRPMEEKRRRGPGAGSPAPLHARPVTTTDSEDSQHPISPQRKRKRGEGSSSNTLELSSAIMKCASIMAEALQAGEKQEEVRHKDLIGIERRKAKLEESKSVMGTQSMDGLAAAINMLASSILGLVTGRVQKLQNK; via the exons ATGGAGAAGAATGTTTTCGTTGTGGTGGGAAGAGGAGACAAAAGTAGGGAGTACAGGAAAGGGAACTGGACGCTCGACGAGACGATGGTTCTGATCCAGGCAAAGAAGATGGATTGCGAGAGGAGGGAGCAGAGGGTGAAGGAGCTGCCTCGAGGCAGCAGCGGTAGACCGCAAGAGATGAGGTGGAAATGGGTGGAGGATCGCTGCTGGGGACGTGGCTGCTACAGGAGCCAAAACCAGTGCAACGACAGGTGGGACAATCTCATGAGGGATTACAACAAGGTCAGAGCATACGAGACGAGCTCGAGCGTCGGAGGAAACCCAGATTTATCTTATTGGAACCTCGAGAAGAACGATAGGAAGGAAAGGAATCTGCCCTCCAATGTCTTGCCTGAGGTATATGAAGCTTTAACTGAGGTAGTGCAGAGGAAGAGGAGCGGTGCTGCATCTGCCCCCCCTGGAAGACCAATGGAAGAGAAGAGGAGACGCGGCCCAGGTGCAGGATCACCAGCTCCACTACATGCTCGACCGGTGACCACCACAG ATTCCGAAGATAGTCAGCATCCAATCTCACCGCAAAGAAAGAGGAAAAGAGGAGAAGGAAGCAGCAGCAACACCCTCGAGCTCAGTTCTGCAATCATGAAATGTGCTTCCATTATGGCAGAGGCACTCCAAGCAGGTGAGAAGCAGGAGGAGGTGAGGCACAAGGATCTCATAGGCATAGAGAGGAGGAAGGCCAAACTTGAGGAGTCGAAGTCAGTGATGGGTACGCAGTCCATGGACGGCTTGGCTGCTGCCATCAACATGCTTGCCAGCTCAATCCTTGGTTTAGTCACTGGCAGGGTGCAGAAGCTCCAGAATAAATGA